Genomic window (Candidatus Woesearchaeota archaeon):
TGCTTATGGAGATTAACTCCATACCGCTTCCCAACGAGGAAGCCAAGAAAAAAGATAAGGCTATTTCAGAGCTGAAGCAGGCCATCGAAGAGAAGAAAAATCCTCCCGAAGAGAAGAAAGAGGGGAAGGGTGAGAAGAAGGAAAGCAAGGGTGAGAAGAAAGGCTAGTATGAAAGCTAAGGCGAAGTTAAGAGGAAAAATTAAATGAACATAACACAAAAAAAGGACCCGAAAAAAGAGCAGGAAATTGATGCCATAAAAGACGATTACCTGGAACTGGAGCAGACAGTGTCAGAGCTGAGGAGAAAAGGAAAGCCGACCCAGATTGCGGAAGTTATGCTGCTTGAAGTCCCGGCAAAAATAAAGATGGCTCGTACAACCGAAGAAGACAGGGACATTTTTCGGGTTAAGAAAGCAATGGAAGATATCAGGAAAGAAGTCGATGAGATTAACCAGGGCTCAGAATTCGACCATATAAATACATTGATCAGGGAAGCTTTCGAAAACCTGAGAAAGGACGAAAAAGGCAAAGCAGTTAAAGAATATGCCGAGATAATGGAATTATACAAGCTTCTGGGAAAAGATCTTCAGAATACAGTATATTCAGCCTGCATCGAGCTTAGGAAAAGATTATCCGAAAATGGAAGAAAGTGAAGCTAATATTTGGTTTGAGGAGGAAAAAGAAGCTCTGGTAAAGGGCTACTTGAAAAAGATGGATTCCATCCTGGTAGAAACAGAAGGAAAAGAGGACAAAGAGCAGATTGAAATCACTCCTGAAGAGGCAAAAAAGAAGATGAGGCAGTATGAGGCAGACTTTCTGGAAGAATCAAAAAAGCTGAGGGAGAAATATGACTCAACAATAGAAAAGATAAGAAAGAAAAAAGAAAAAAAAGAGCTGAACAAAAAAAGGCTAAAAAAAATATTAAGCCCGTTGTTATTTGTCTGGAAGCTATTAAAAAGGCTCTTCAAGTTCTTCATGAGCGAATTCATGAGAAACAAAAGGGAGTTTGATAAATATTACTTCGAAATAAGCTCAAGAAGAAAAAGAAGAAAACAGCTGAAGCATTTCCGCATGGAAAGCAGGCTTCATCCATTGAAATTATTCTACCAGCAGAAGATATGGCCTGTCCTTCATTTTCTGAACACGCCCGGCAGGAAATTGAAAGCAGCATTGTCAAAGTTTATTGGAAATGCCAAAGAAAAGATAAAGAAATTTATTAACAAGACAACAGAAAAAATAAAAAAAATACTCGGCTTTGTGTGGGCCAAGATAAAGCTTTTCTTTGGCTTGTTTCCCAAGCTGTTCGGGAAAACAAAGGACATTGTAAAAGCTGTAATCGAGTACATAAAAAAAGCAGCAAGCATCATTAAGTCAAGGTATTTTCCCGGCAGCGAAGAAAAGTCAGAAGAGGAGTAATGTCATAAGCTTGTAAGTATTAATATTGCCAATATGCCGACTACAAAACCTAAAATAAAATCAACAGCCCCGCTGAAAGCATGGATCGGTTTTTTAAGACCATTTATGTCATTTCTATAGCAAGTGCTGTCTTGTTCAGCATCTTTCATAACTAGTTTTTCCCCCGGAAGTAGTTTATCTCCAGTCATTTTATCAGTAAGCTTCGCTTTATTTTCATCAGCATGCCCTTCATGCAGCAGCTCGCTAATCCAGCCCCCTATTGCTTTCTTCATCGCATGCTTATCTTTTAAATAGCGGATTCTGTGGGCCAGGTTATTTTGCTGGAATACATCTTTGATCCAGTTATAGAAGTCATTTTTATCTTCGTTTGCATGATAAAGAAATACTTCCTCGCTCATTCTGTCTAACTGCTCGTAAAGCTCCTTAATGCTCTCTATTTTCCCGCCGTTGCAAAGCCGGAAAGCCCTTTCTTCCTCCTTCATGAAAAAAATATCCCTATGCATTTTTTGCCTTCAATGCCCCTAATAGCTCTATCCTCTTTTTTATCCTCTTTATTATCGTCTGCCTTGTTTTTGCCCTTGCTACATCATTGGCCAGCCTGGAATCGCCGATAACGTTCTTGATCCAGTTATAGAAGTCATTTTTATTGTTATTCCTGTGAAAATAAAATTGTTTATCTGAAATAGAGGATAGGGCATCATGCAATTGTATTATATTCCTTAGCGCGGGACCTTCATTTATGAAAAAGCTTTTTTCGTGTTCGACATCAGACAGGAATCTCTCAGCTGTTTCTGAAGTTAATCTCCTTGCCATCATCTCACCACCGGCATCTCCTGGATTTCGTCCGACTTAAAAGCAGCTAGCCTGGAATTAATATCATTTAATATATTCATATAAGCAATAAAGCTGTCATAGGGGCTTCCATAAGGGTTAAAGTATTTGTGGACATCGCCGTCGGAAAACCATTTAGTGCACATATAATAGAAATGATCCGAAGTCTGAAGCTTCCTCCAGCTGTCTATGAGCTTCTCGTTTCCGAGCTTCTTGACATCTTCCTCGATTTCATAGATCTTGCTTAAGGAGGATTTCTGCATGTTGTTGCCCAGCCATGCGCTCAAATCCCTCTCTACATCCGCCCATGATATAAGGTTGTGGATATCAAGCTCAGAAACAGGCTCGTACCTGGAGCATATCTCGCTTGGTGTCATAAAATTATTGTGGGGATGCTTCAATAGCTCAGCAGGCAATGCTTCTAAAAATCTGAATATGCCCGTGTCAGCCCACTGATGCTCCCCGAATGTCTCATAATCCATGAAAAGGTTGGCCACATTTCCGTTTCCGTTTATAGAATTAATCCACTTTGCATATTTCGGCACTGTCAGGGGATGCTCCTTCCATCCTTTGTTGGAAAACCTGAAAGCAATATCATCTGAAAGCTTGTAGTTTTTCAGCAGCAGCTTAATAGCACTGCATGTCACAGGCTTGTATAAGAAATTTGGGCTCCTCCATCCCAGAATATGGTCAGCTCCTTCTGCTAATATTCCCTTATAGCCCATCCCCTCAACGAATTTTGCCAGCTCATTGTTGTATATCAGCTCAGTATTCCTGAATATATCAGGGCTGTAAGAAAAAATTTCCCTGATTTTATTCCTGTGCATCCTTACCTGCTCTTTAAATTCCTCTTTAGAATACAGAAAAGCCAGGCTGTGGTGATATGTCTCATCAAGAACTTCAACCTGTCCTGTATCGACAAGATTCTGGAAGCTTCTTAACACATCCGGGCAGTATTCTTCGAATTGGTCCAATACAACCCCCGAAAAAGAATAGCTTACCTTAAGTTCAGGGCAGCTGTTTAGCATCTTCAGCATCAGCTTATTCGTGGGGAGATAGCATTTCTTTGCCACTTTTCTCAGCACTTCCCTGTTCTTGTCATGGAAAAAATAATCATTATTCCTGCCTATATCAAAAACAGAATAATTCCTCAGCCTGTATGGCTGGTGCACCTGAAAGTAAAAACATATGCTTACCATTTAAACCCCTTATGCGGTAACAGCCCCATTCAATAGCTTATTATAAACCCCTATGCATTTCCTTGCAGGAATTTTCCAGTCAAATTTCCTGATCTCAAAGCTGCCGTGCTTCTTCAGCTCATTGCTCATTTCCTCATATTTGAGTACAGCCAGTATCTTATCGGCGAGCTGGTTAATATCCCAAAAATCCACCTTAAGGCAGTGGTTTAAAACTTCACAGACCCCGCTCTGTTTGGATATTATAACAGGAGTACCGTTCTTCATGGCCTCCAGGGGAGTAATTCCAAAAGGCTCTGAGATGCTCGGCATCACATAAACATCAGCCATCTGGTACATCTTATCCAGGTCATCATTAGATACAAATCCCGCGAATAGCACTTTATCTGCTATCCCAAGCTCTGCAGCCTTTTCGATTATATAGCCTTCCATATCCCCTGTCCCCGCTATTATGAACTTTATCCCAGGGTCAAATTCCAGGCATTTCTTGGCTGCCTGGATAAAATAATCAGGCCCTTTCTGCATCGTTATCCTGCCCAGGAACAATACCACCTTGTCTTTATTATTTACCTTAAAGTTCTCACCGTAATCCGTGTATTTAAGCTCTACAGCATTATGGACAACCTCTACCTTATCAGGCTGTATGCCGTAATGTCCAATTATTTTGCTCTTGGTAAAACTAGATACAGCTATTATCTTATCTGCTGCATGCATGCCTTTTCTTTCAATATCATACACTCTCTGGTTAACATTGCCCCCTGTCCTGTCAAATTCAGTGGCATGGACATGCACAATCAAAGGCTTTCCTGAAATTTCCCTCGCCCTAATCCCTGCCTCAAATGTCATCCAATCATGGCAGTGAATCATGTCAAAAGCCTCATGCTCCGCTATAACGCTCGCTTTAATAGCAAACCTGTATGCTTCCTTAAAAAGGTCTTCGCCGTACAATTTCCTCTGCCTGCTGTTTTTTTTGAATCTCAGAAGATGATTATGGTATTGTGAGGAAGTCGCATACGCATGCAATAAGGAGTTTATGCCTATAATCTTTACCTTCCTTATGCTACTTGTTGGTATTAATTTAACAAACTCGCCATTGGTGTTATCATCAGCATAAGGCAACACAAAGCTGATCTCAATGCCTTCCTGGCTCAGCCCCTTTGTGAGTCCATAGCAGGCTGTACCTAAGCCGCCTGAACTCATAGGCGGAAACTCCCAGCCAAACATTAGTACTCTCATATTATCTCTTTTTATCTATAATGCTAACTAACAAAAACCTGAATAAATTTTAAAAAGAACCTTAAAAAACATTTCTATTCACTATATAGAAGTAAAAAAATTGTTTAATAAAAAGAAACATATTTATAGTTAATTAATTTAAAAAAAGACATAAATATGTCTAAAATAGGGGGGAAAAGAAAAGCATGTATAAATTAGACGAACAGGAAAAGACAATTGTAAAAGAGCTGATTAAGAATTCAAGGATATCAGATAACCAGATTTCCATAAAGACAAGCATACCATTGAAAACCGTAAACAGGAAAAGGAAGCTTCTTGAGGAAAGGGGCTTTTTGTATTACCTTTGCTACCTGAACAACACTGACACAGGGACAGGCTCGTTCAGGGCAAGGACACTTCTTATCACCGTTTTCAGGGATGGGATAACAAGAAAGAGCCTGACTGAAAGGTTTGAAAAAAGCGATAAGGCCATGAAATTCTTCACAAAGCACATATTCATGACCCAAGTGGGGGAATATGAAGGTAATGTTGCTTTGCTGATGCAGGTTGAAAGCCGCAGGCCTGAAGACATAATAGAGATCTATAACGCAGAGCTGGTTTCTGAGCTTCAGGATGTTTTCGGCGCGAACTGCATTAAAAAAACTATAAATATACCTGTCAGGACCACACTAAGGGCTGTCAGGAATTATTTGCCGGGCCTCAATATAGAAAGAGGCAGGATCAAGGAGGACTGGCCTGATGAGAATATCTTTGTAGATGAATAAGCTGCCAATGGGTTGCCAATGAAAAAAGGTTATAGAAAGTTATATATACGCGTAATATCTGAATTATACTAAAAAGAGGTGGTTCAGTGGTAAAGTCAAATACAGAAAGCGAATTTCTGTTCGAGCTCTCCTGGGAAGTATGTAATAAGGTAGGCGGGATATATACTGTAGTGATGTCCAAGGCAGCCCTTATGAAAAAGAGCTTCAGGAATTATTTTCTTGTAGGCCCCTATTTCAAAGAGAAATCCGGGCTTGAATTTGAAGAAGAAAGCCTCCCCAAAGAACTCGAAAAACCGTTCCGGCAATTATCGAAAAAAGGGATAAAATGCCACTTCGGAAAGTGGAAAGTGAAGGGCGAGCCCTGCACAATCCTTATAGAGTTTGACAGCCTGAAAAAAGAAAAAGACAATATAAAAAAATTCTTTTGGGACGCTTATAAAATCGATTCCCTAAATGCAGGATGGGATTTTGAGGAGCCGATGCTGTGGAGCTATGCCGCGGCTCTGCTCCTGGAAAAATTTATGGAAAATGAAAAAACTAAGGCTTCCTGCCAATGCCACGAATGGATGTCCAGCTTTGCATTGCTTTACTTAAAAGCAAAAAAAGCAGGAATAGGCACAGTATTCACAACCCATGCTACCATGCTTGGAAGGGCATTTGCCGGAAATAATTACGATTTATATGAGTCCATGGGCAAAATAAACCCGCAGGAAGAGGCATATAAGCTGAAGATAGAGGCTAAATTTCTCACAGAAAAGGCTGCGGCAAAGCATTGCCATGTTTTCACTACTGTATCCGAGACTACAGCAATAGAGGCAGAGCATTTTCTGGGCAGAAAGCCTGATGTTCTTGTTTTGAATGGCCTTGACATAAAGAAATTTCCCACTATTGAAGAAACTTCCATAAAGCACATTACAGTCAGGGAAAAGATAAGGGAATTCCTGTCTTACTATTTCTTCCCCTATTACACTTTCGACCTCAGCCATAACCTGATTTATTTCATAGTGGGCAGGTATGAATTCAGGAACAAGGGTATAGACATCTTCATAAAAGCATTGGGAAAGCTAAACCAGAGGCTGAAGCAGGAAGAGTCAGCAAGGACTGTCTCAGCTTTCTTCTGGATTCCAGCCTCAAGCTCAGGCATCCGCACAGAAATGCTCGAGAACAAGAATTACTACAGGCACATTAAGAATTTTGTAGACTATAAATCCGATGAGATTATCAATAAGATAGTCTCCAGTATATTAAGCCAGAAAAAATTAAGCGCCACAAATATATTTGATGAGGAATTCAGGGAGCATATGAAAAAAGACATCGTTCATTTCAGGAGAAAGGGCAGTGTTCCCCTTTCCACACATTACATGGATGAAGAGAATGACGCAATGATAAACGCATTAAGAAAAAACAACCTCAACAATGCAGAAGAAGACAAGGTAAAGGCAATCGTGTATCCGGTATATTTAAACGGCATGGACGAGATGCTTAACCTCAACTACTATGATGCAATGGCAGGCTGCCATCTCGGGGTTTTCCCATCATATTACGAGCCTTGGGGCTACACTCCGTTGGAAGCAGCTGCATTGGGTGTAGCGTCTATAACGACAGACTTAGCAGGCTTCGGAAGGTTCATTCAGAAGAAGCAGAAAAAGAAAAAAAATAAGGGCATATTTGTCCTTG
Coding sequences:
- a CDS encoding alpha-amylase yields the protein MVSICFYFQVHQPYRLRNYSVFDIGRNNDYFFHDKNREVLRKVAKKCYLPTNKLMLKMLNSCPELKVSYSFSGVVLDQFEEYCPDVLRSFQNLVDTGQVEVLDETYHHSLAFLYSKEEFKEQVRMHRNKIREIFSYSPDIFRNTELIYNNELAKFVEGMGYKGILAEGADHILGWRSPNFLYKPVTCSAIKLLLKNYKLSDDIAFRFSNKGWKEHPLTVPKYAKWINSINGNGNVANLFMDYETFGEHQWADTGIFRFLEALPAELLKHPHNNFMTPSEICSRYEPVSELDIHNLISWADVERDLSAWLGNNMQKSSLSKIYEIEEDVKKLGNEKLIDSWRKLQTSDHFYYMCTKWFSDGDVHKYFNPYGSPYDSFIAYMNILNDINSRLAAFKSDEIQEMPVVR
- a CDS encoding glycosyltransferase, whose translation is MILKRGGSVVKSNTESEFLFELSWEVCNKVGGIYTVVMSKAALMKKSFRNYFLVGPYFKEKSGLEFEEESLPKELEKPFRQLSKKGIKCHFGKWKVKGEPCTILIEFDSLKKEKDNIKKFFWDAYKIDSLNAGWDFEEPMLWSYAAALLLEKFMENEKTKASCQCHEWMSSFALLYLKAKKAGIGTVFTTHATMLGRAFAGNNYDLYESMGKINPQEEAYKLKIEAKFLTEKAAAKHCHVFTTVSETTAIEAEHFLGRKPDVLVLNGLDIKKFPTIEETSIKHITVREKIREFLSYYFFPYYTFDLSHNLIYFIVGRYEFRNKGIDIFIKALGKLNQRLKQEESARTVSAFFWIPASSSGIRTEMLENKNYYRHIKNFVDYKSDEIINKIVSSILSQKKLSATNIFDEEFREHMKKDIVHFRRKGSVPLSTHYMDEENDAMINALRKNNLNNAEEDKVKAIVYPVYLNGMDEMLNLNYYDAMAGCHLGVFPSYYEPWGYTPLEAAALGVASITTDLAGFGRFIQKKQKKKKNKGIFVLERAGLNEDENSAKLADMMYSYAKLSRNDRVLNKTIAKNLASLADWSILIKNYVEAHNLAVKKIEKG
- a CDS encoding winged helix-turn-helix transcriptional regulator gives rise to the protein MYKLDEQEKTIVKELIKNSRISDNQISIKTSIPLKTVNRKRKLLEERGFLYYLCYLNNTDTGTGSFRARTLLITVFRDGITRKSLTERFEKSDKAMKFFTKHIFMTQVGEYEGNVALLMQVESRRPEDIIEIYNAELVSELQDVFGANCIKKTINIPVRTTLRAVRNYLPGLNIERGRIKEDWPDENIFVDE
- a CDS encoding glycosyltransferase; its protein translation is MRVLMFGWEFPPMSSGGLGTACYGLTKGLSQEGIEISFVLPYADDNTNGEFVKLIPTSSIRKVKIIGINSLLHAYATSSQYHNHLLRFKKNSRQRKLYGEDLFKEAYRFAIKASVIAEHEAFDMIHCHDWMTFEAGIRAREISGKPLIVHVHATEFDRTGGNVNQRVYDIERKGMHAADKIIAVSSFTKSKIIGHYGIQPDKVEVVHNAVELKYTDYGENFKVNNKDKVVLFLGRITMQKGPDYFIQAAKKCLEFDPGIKFIIAGTGDMEGYIIEKAAELGIADKVLFAGFVSNDDLDKMYQMADVYVMPSISEPFGITPLEAMKNGTPVIISKQSGVCEVLNHCLKVDFWDINQLADKILAVLKYEEMSNELKKHGSFEIRKFDWKIPARKCIGVYNKLLNGAVTA